A region from the Cryptosporangium arvum DSM 44712 genome encodes:
- a CDS encoding 4Fe-4S domain-containing protein: MEPALLAASAEDAAAAAAVHVVAAAVGFASTIALWISILMGTALGRSWSLPWIKHASLKNMHMSFAIGGLALGIVHGLAQLAAPGTYVRVIDEFIPFINPTKPIGVGLGTLCMEMFIAIALSVPVQRRLGHARWRMLHSTAYAAYTVTAAHLVFTGSEVKGLVTWAVIASWVIATGFWLAVGPNKYGKRLETVAVGLHEKRVNTTTVNVDPHVCARFGFCEHEAPEVFKLQHTGRLAYRTTVEPHEVDKVYNAVKICPARAITMTGPGVPFDLTIPPGAESTGQKLNIGPTTGPGQDYAPGVPSDNRETTVVPHIAPVSPVDGPRAVPDVPTPGPRAVPDMPTSPAAPSQPSGPMPVPAGASSGPGAPRPTGRLGPFPPGGPGRRHGQPVNPPPPPPLRSVPNRPERRDNTGQFNNVTGLRPRGGK, encoded by the coding sequence ATGGAACCCGCCCTGCTGGCGGCATCCGCTGAGGACGCCGCGGCCGCGGCCGCTGTGCACGTAGTCGCGGCAGCTGTGGGATTCGCTTCCACGATCGCACTGTGGATCAGCATCCTGATGGGCACCGCGCTCGGCCGCTCCTGGTCCCTGCCGTGGATCAAGCACGCGTCGCTGAAGAACATGCACATGTCGTTCGCGATCGGGGGACTCGCGCTCGGTATCGTCCACGGCCTCGCCCAGCTGGCGGCTCCCGGCACGTACGTCCGCGTCATCGACGAGTTCATTCCGTTCATCAACCCGACGAAGCCGATCGGCGTCGGGCTGGGCACGCTCTGCATGGAGATGTTCATCGCGATCGCGCTGTCGGTGCCGGTGCAGCGCCGGCTCGGGCACGCGCGCTGGCGGATGCTCCACTCCACCGCCTACGCGGCCTACACGGTCACCGCGGCGCACCTGGTCTTCACCGGCTCCGAGGTCAAGGGCCTGGTCACCTGGGCCGTCATCGCGTCCTGGGTGATCGCCACCGGCTTCTGGCTCGCGGTCGGCCCGAACAAGTACGGCAAGCGGCTGGAGACCGTCGCGGTGGGGCTCCACGAGAAGCGGGTCAACACCACGACCGTCAACGTCGACCCGCACGTCTGCGCCCGGTTCGGGTTCTGCGAGCACGAGGCGCCGGAGGTCTTCAAGCTGCAGCACACCGGCCGCCTGGCCTACCGGACGACGGTCGAGCCGCACGAGGTCGACAAGGTCTACAACGCGGTGAAGATCTGCCCCGCCCGGGCCATCACGATGACCGGCCCCGGCGTCCCGTTCGACCTGACGATCCCGCCGGGCGCCGAGAGCACCGGGCAGAAGCTCAACATCGGCCCCACGACCGGCCCCGGCCAGGACTACGCTCCCGGTGTCCCCAGCGACAACCGCGAGACCACCGTCGTCCCGCACATCGCGCCGGTCTCCCCGGTCGACGGCCCCCGCGCCGTTCCGGACGTGCCCACCCCCGGCCCTCGGGCCGTTCCGGACATGCCCACCAGCCCGGCGGCACCGTCCCAGCCGTCCGGTCCGATGCCGGTCCCGGCCGGCGCTTCGAGCGGGCCCGGCGCGCCGCGGCCCACCGGCCGGCTCGGGCCTTTCCCTCCCGGTGGCCCCGGCCGGCGACACGGTCAGCCCGTGAACCCTCCGCCTCCGCCCCCGCTGCGGTCGGTACCCAACCGACCGGAACGCAGGGACAACACCGGCCAGTTCAACAACGTCACGGGGCTTCGCCCCCGAGGAGGTAAGTGA
- a CDS encoding thiamine pyrophosphate-binding protein produces the protein MKPVDALLEILRGEGVEYVFGNPGTTELPLLDALVDAPDLRYVLGLQEASVVAMADGYARATGRTAFVNLHVAAGLANGLIGLLNASRSRTPMVVLAGQQDRRHLRADPMLSGDLVGIAAPVAKSAVEVHQAYDLPVLLRRAFALARRPPAGPVFVSVPMDLLEEDGPVAVPEPSRVAGLPAATALGDAVSLLSGASAPVVIAGDGVGREGAVPALVAVAERLGAVVWSQPMFDGVNFPGGHVLHRGMLPPRDASIRAALEPHDVVLIVGCHAFMPHHYTPGPAIPDGTAVVQLDSDQHEVGRNFPVAAGLVGAIGPTLGALDTALATAFAAGPADQAADSAASTAAAVERRLARIGERAARVAAETAAERDAVDDAARARYGPAPLDPLAAMHALAAGLPPDAVVVEEAITAGIALRSVYRPDRPKSYVHTVGGGLGWGIGAAVGSSLGDPARPVVAVLGDGSAMFGLQGLWSAARYDTPVTFVVVNNGEYRTLKDTLDGTKSRSTEQDTYLGLDLPGLDWQAAARLFGLASTRVGHTDELRALVAGAGDRTQPLLVEVPVTTHAFTAASGRSSAEAT, from the coding sequence GTGAAACCCGTGGACGCACTGCTGGAGATCCTGCGCGGCGAAGGCGTCGAGTACGTCTTCGGCAATCCCGGCACCACTGAGCTGCCGCTTCTCGACGCGCTCGTGGACGCCCCCGACCTGCGGTACGTGCTGGGGCTGCAGGAGGCCTCGGTGGTCGCGATGGCCGACGGGTACGCCCGCGCGACCGGGCGGACGGCATTCGTGAACCTGCACGTCGCCGCCGGCCTGGCGAACGGGCTGATCGGGCTGCTCAACGCGAGCCGGTCGCGGACGCCGATGGTCGTGCTGGCCGGTCAGCAGGACCGCAGGCACCTGCGTGCCGACCCGATGCTGTCCGGCGATCTGGTCGGGATCGCGGCTCCGGTCGCGAAGTCCGCGGTGGAGGTGCACCAGGCCTACGACCTGCCGGTGCTGCTGCGCCGGGCGTTCGCGCTGGCCCGACGTCCGCCGGCCGGTCCGGTGTTCGTGTCGGTCCCGATGGACCTCCTCGAGGAGGACGGTCCGGTCGCGGTTCCGGAACCGTCGCGGGTGGCCGGCCTTCCCGCCGCAACCGCCCTGGGCGACGCGGTGAGCCTGCTGTCCGGGGCGTCGGCCCCGGTGGTGATCGCCGGGGACGGGGTGGGCCGGGAGGGCGCGGTGCCGGCGTTGGTGGCGGTGGCCGAGCGGCTCGGTGCGGTGGTGTGGTCGCAGCCGATGTTCGACGGGGTGAACTTCCCCGGTGGGCACGTGCTGCACCGGGGCATGCTGCCGCCGCGCGACGCGTCGATCCGGGCGGCGCTGGAGCCGCACGACGTCGTGCTGATCGTCGGATGCCATGCGTTCATGCCGCACCACTACACGCCGGGGCCGGCGATTCCGGACGGCACCGCCGTCGTGCAGCTCGACTCCGACCAGCACGAGGTCGGCCGCAACTTCCCGGTCGCCGCCGGCCTGGTCGGCGCGATCGGCCCCACGCTGGGGGCTCTCGACACCGCGCTGGCGACGGCCTTCGCCGCCGGGCCCGCGGATCAGGCGGCGGACAGCGCGGCGTCGACCGCGGCCGCGGTCGAGAGGCGGCTGGCGCGGATCGGGGAGCGGGCCGCGCGTGTGGCGGCGGAGACCGCGGCGGAGCGGGACGCGGTCGACGACGCGGCGCGGGCGCGGTACGGGCCGGCGCCGCTGGACCCGCTGGCCGCGATGCACGCGCTGGCGGCGGGTCTGCCGCCGGACGCGGTCGTGGTCGAGGAGGCCATCACGGCCGGCATCGCGCTGCGCTCGGTGTACCGCCCGGACCGCCCGAAGTCCTACGTGCACACCGTCGGCGGCGGCCTGGGCTGGGGCATCGGCGCCGCGGTCGGCAGCAGCCTCGGCGATCCGGCCCGCCCGGTCGTCGCGGTGCTCGGCGACGGTTCGGCGATGTTCGGGTTGCAAGGACTGTGGAGCGCCGCGCGCTACGACACCCCGGTGACGTTCGTGGTCGTGAACAACGGCGAGTACCGCACGCTGAAGGACACGCTCGACGGCACGAAGAGCCGCTCCACCGAGCAGGACACCTACCTGGGTCTCGACCTGCCCGGACTCGACTGGCAGGCCGCCGCGCGACTCTTCGGTCTGGCGTCGACGCGGGTCGGCCACACCGACGAGTTGCGCGCCCTCGTCGCCGGGGCCGGCGACCGGACCCAGCCCCTGCTCGTCGAGGTTCCGGTGACCACGCACGCGTTCACCGCAGCCAGCGGTCGGTCCAGCGCAGAGGCGACCTGA
- a CDS encoding IclR family transcriptional regulator: protein MEPGRGDGSDVVPKSVLARGLRLLDAFGPDDVDLSLSELSERTGLPKPTAYRLLNELVTWGGLERTTRGYRLGMSLFVLGQRVPRHRELREAALPYLEDLYEATHENIHLTVPAGNDTLFLEKVSGRRSTPIVSRVGGRLPAHCTATGKVFLAYGSPDRLRQVVEAGLTRLTPRTIVMPGLLRQELARTLERGYGVNREEAEVGVSAVGAPVFDHQRSVIAAISITGWAQHLDLERLAPAVRTAALALSRELARDTANGTLRWSAR, encoded by the coding sequence ATGGAACCCGGGCGCGGGGACGGCAGTGACGTCGTCCCGAAGTCGGTGCTGGCACGCGGGCTGCGGCTGCTCGACGCGTTCGGGCCCGACGACGTCGACCTGAGCCTCTCCGAGCTGTCCGAACGCACCGGCCTGCCGAAGCCGACCGCGTACCGGCTGCTCAACGAGCTGGTCACCTGGGGCGGTCTGGAGCGCACGACCCGCGGCTACCGGCTCGGCATGAGCCTGTTCGTGCTGGGCCAGCGCGTGCCCCGCCACCGCGAGCTCCGCGAGGCCGCGCTGCCGTACCTGGAGGACCTCTACGAGGCCACTCACGAGAACATCCACCTCACCGTGCCGGCCGGCAACGACACGCTGTTCCTGGAGAAGGTGAGTGGACGCCGCTCGACGCCGATCGTGTCGCGGGTCGGCGGGCGGCTCCCCGCGCACTGCACGGCCACCGGGAAGGTGTTCCTCGCCTACGGGTCACCCGACCGGCTGCGCCAGGTCGTGGAGGCGGGCCTGACCCGGCTGACGCCACGCACGATCGTGATGCCGGGCCTGCTGCGCCAGGAGCTCGCCCGCACGCTCGAGCGGGGCTACGGCGTCAACCGGGAAGAGGCCGAGGTCGGCGTCTCGGCCGTGGGCGCGCCGGTGTTCGACCACCAGCGTTCGGTGATCGCGGCGATCTCGATCACCGGGTGGGCGCAGCACCTCGACCTGGAGCGGCTCGCGCCCGCGGTCCGCACGGCCGCGCTGGCCCTCTCCCGGGAGCTGGCCCGCGACACCGCGAACGGCACGCTCAGATGGTCAGCTCGGTAG
- a CDS encoding NAD(P)/FAD-dependent oxidoreductase, producing the protein MQRRAANISRLAPQKSLANLGPADRILIVGGGPAGTAAGEELRRLGFRGQIQLLCQDPGGSYDRPACSKGLITGTQRPKDARIGVTDKRWEINWSLGRTAVACDMNERVVWANTGEGFRFDGLVIANGARPMLNSMWSGHATPHIVHDIEDAWNIRVGLRTAEHVAIVGGGFTGTELACSIRGMGKNVTLIHPRNVVLNGVLDATAAELMTEEHIEDGIDMRLGRRVKAADRMGDKWQLTLDNGDRVNADMVVMTAGEKPSISWLEGTGIDTSDGVICDDALRVLDTDGNAVPGVVAAGALAKWPNYWMNGKNGRVGQWIAALEQGQQAARSLLAGDAASHPAILLPRYWSQQLGLRVQVCGDISDESDVRRLERRPGHRKTARNGVLTCHYRGRDLVGVVAINAPSEFVTVARELLYAKPRYELSAPRRPVEVPTGILSRDGRRLAATG; encoded by the coding sequence ATGCAGAGGCGAGCGGCAAATATCTCCCGCCTCGCGCCCCAGAAGTCACTGGCGAATCTGGGGCCGGCCGATCGGATCCTGATCGTCGGCGGTGGTCCCGCCGGCACCGCGGCGGGCGAGGAGCTCCGGCGTCTCGGCTTCCGCGGCCAGATCCAGCTGCTCTGCCAGGACCCGGGCGGCTCCTACGACCGACCGGCCTGTTCCAAGGGCCTCATCACCGGCACCCAGCGCCCCAAGGACGCGCGGATCGGCGTCACCGACAAGCGCTGGGAGATCAACTGGAGCCTCGGACGCACCGCGGTCGCCTGTGACATGAACGAGCGGGTCGTCTGGGCCAACACCGGCGAGGGCTTCCGGTTCGACGGTCTGGTGATCGCGAACGGCGCCCGCCCGATGCTCAACAGCATGTGGTCCGGCCACGCGACCCCGCACATCGTCCACGACATCGAGGACGCCTGGAACATCCGGGTCGGGCTGCGCACCGCCGAGCACGTCGCGATCGTCGGTGGCGGCTTCACCGGCACCGAGCTGGCCTGCAGCATCCGCGGCATGGGCAAGAACGTCACGCTCATCCACCCGCGGAACGTCGTCCTCAACGGCGTGCTGGACGCGACGGCCGCCGAGCTGATGACCGAGGAGCACATCGAGGACGGCATCGACATGCGCCTCGGCCGCCGGGTCAAGGCCGCCGACCGCATGGGCGACAAGTGGCAGCTGACGCTCGACAACGGCGACCGCGTGAACGCCGACATGGTCGTGATGACCGCCGGTGAGAAGCCCTCGATCTCCTGGCTCGAAGGCACCGGCATCGACACGTCCGACGGCGTGATCTGCGACGACGCGCTGCGCGTCCTGGACACCGACGGCAACGCCGTTCCGGGTGTCGTCGCGGCCGGCGCGCTGGCGAAGTGGCCGAACTACTGGATGAACGGCAAGAACGGGCGGGTCGGCCAGTGGATCGCCGCGCTCGAGCAGGGTCAGCAGGCGGCCCGGTCGCTGCTCGCCGGTGACGCGGCCAGCCACCCGGCGATCCTGCTCCCCCGCTACTGGTCGCAGCAGTTGGGCCTGCGCGTCCAGGTCTGCGGCGACATCTCCGACGAGAGCGACGTGCGTCGGCTCGAGCGTCGCCCCGGGCACCGCAAGACCGCTCGCAACGGCGTTCTGACCTGCCACTACCGTGGCCGCGACCTGGTCGGCGTCGTGGCGATCAACGCGCCGTCGGAGTTCGTCACGGTGGCTCGTGAGCTGCTCTACGCGAAGCCGCGGTACGAGCTCTCCGCGCCGCGTCGCCCGGTGGAGGTTCCCACCGGCATCCTGTCGCGCGACGGTCGTCGTCTGGCGGCGACGGGCTGA
- a CDS encoding EAL domain-containing protein has product MDRPEWVSGTVTSAPDQRAGRAEHNRAVDIAVFAWEWARNLSGTSWVADDRTVIVERLRLLVDQAADALHGLTDSAAAGRAIGEGVVTIGFAAPDALGRTLYLLGTRLPAELGVDPADGALPQRLASLVGAVGVGFARAAHDRTLEQQDAIRTSDLVARQRAERALRTQLAAANLPTEETTTTGTRATDDTPDTTGAGRTGRTGRVLDTGYRSELPAALNRGEVVPYFQPIVALDDERLLGFEALARWEHPVRGTLPPAAFLPDASESELFRALGQRLRTEACETAVSWQREAARPLFVGVNLSPAELRDPALVDDIRDLLDRTGLAPELLHLEITEDVSLTDADLPVLRGLAATGAQLTLDDFGTGLSRLAMLPVLPIHGLKLAGALLDPVRQLPFPAAQAGTDVLVTVTALAQRLGLTTTVEGIENIAEAGLARRLGVDRAQGWHYGHPLPARHVRAYTTWAN; this is encoded by the coding sequence GTGGACCGTCCGGAGTGGGTTTCGGGCACGGTGACGTCCGCGCCTGATCAGCGAGCCGGTCGCGCGGAGCACAACCGCGCGGTCGACATCGCGGTGTTCGCGTGGGAGTGGGCCCGCAACCTGAGCGGCACGAGCTGGGTGGCCGACGACCGGACGGTGATCGTCGAGCGATTACGCCTGCTCGTCGACCAGGCCGCGGACGCGCTGCACGGGCTCACGGACTCGGCGGCGGCCGGACGGGCGATCGGCGAGGGCGTGGTGACGATCGGGTTCGCCGCGCCGGACGCGCTCGGCCGGACGTTGTATCTGCTCGGCACCCGGTTGCCGGCCGAACTGGGCGTCGATCCCGCGGACGGCGCGCTGCCGCAGCGGCTGGCGTCACTGGTGGGGGCGGTCGGAGTGGGGTTCGCGCGAGCGGCCCACGATCGGACGCTGGAGCAGCAGGACGCGATCCGAACGTCCGACCTGGTCGCGCGCCAGCGCGCCGAGCGCGCTCTGCGTACCCAGCTGGCCGCCGCGAACCTTCCCACCGAGGAGACCACCACGACCGGGACCAGGGCGACCGACGACACCCCGGACACGACCGGCGCCGGACGAACCGGCCGCACCGGGCGCGTGCTCGACACCGGATACCGCTCCGAGCTGCCCGCCGCACTGAACCGCGGCGAGGTCGTGCCCTATTTCCAGCCGATCGTCGCGCTCGACGACGAGCGGCTGCTGGGCTTCGAGGCGCTGGCCCGCTGGGAGCACCCGGTCCGGGGCACGCTGCCCCCGGCGGCGTTCCTGCCCGACGCGTCGGAGTCCGAGCTGTTCCGCGCGCTCGGTCAGCGGCTGCGCACGGAGGCGTGCGAGACCGCGGTGAGCTGGCAGCGCGAGGCGGCCAGGCCGCTCTTCGTCGGCGTGAACCTCTCCCCCGCCGAGCTGCGCGATCCCGCCCTGGTCGACGACATCCGCGACCTGCTCGACCGCACCGGCCTCGCCCCGGAGCTCCTGCACCTGGAGATCACCGAGGACGTCTCGCTCACCGACGCCGACCTCCCGGTCCTGCGAGGGCTCGCCGCGACCGGCGCCCAGCTCACGCTCGACGACTTCGGCACCGGGCTGTCCCGGCTGGCGATGCTCCCCGTGCTGCCGATCCACGGTCTGAAGCTCGCCGGCGCGCTGCTCGACCCGGTGCGTCAGCTGCCGTTCCCGGCCGCGCAGGCCGGCACCGACGTGCTGGTGACGGTCACCGCGCTGGCGCAGCGTCTCGGCCTCACGACGACCGTCGAGGGCATCGAGAACATCGCCGAGGCCGGCCTGGCCCGGCGGCTGGGCGTCGACCGGGCGCAGGGGTGGCACTACGGCCATCCGCTGCCCGCCCGCCACGTCCGTGCCTACACCACCTGGGCCAACTGA
- a CDS encoding pyridoxal phosphate-dependent aminotransferase, with translation MKHSMDLGMFRQGNHSPSYATLSRSMGAGAEDLSDFCIPCNPYFPTPEMFAELASKLETMLKYYPTDAGAITGQLASLLQMPPQTIAMGNGSTELITWIDHLLITESMATPVPTFGRWTDQSLETGKRVDMFQLPEAGGFALDIDAYIEFIRERGSRVAVVCNPNNPDGNYIPKWEVLRFVDSLADRDLVVVDESFIDFVDAEHRPSIAQEAMLRNNVVVLKSLGKNFGLHGIRFGYVVGNPALVKKIGSRLPKWNLNSLAESVVFMLRDHLGEYRESLRLLARDRYEMINELRRIPGMQVFPSQGNFVLVKLPAEVEGPRLRDYLLQRHGVLIRECGNKLGITSQFVRLVVRPRADTERLLTGIRSYLTSSFSESLDGATPMDLAGRFAQPSGVQTGTHQLIDDDPLGDRVVPLMGSDPLGGPRMARAR, from the coding sequence GTGAAGCACTCGATGGACCTGGGCATGTTCCGACAGGGCAACCACAGCCCGTCGTACGCCACCCTTTCACGCAGTATGGGCGCCGGTGCCGAGGACCTTTCCGACTTTTGCATCCCCTGCAACCCGTATTTCCCCACCCCGGAGATGTTCGCCGAGCTGGCCTCCAAGCTCGAGACGATGCTCAAGTACTACCCGACCGACGCGGGCGCGATCACCGGCCAGCTCGCCAGCCTCCTGCAGATGCCGCCGCAGACGATCGCCATGGGCAACGGCTCCACCGAGCTGATCACCTGGATCGACCACCTCCTGATCACCGAGAGCATGGCCACCCCGGTGCCGACGTTCGGCCGCTGGACCGACCAGTCGCTCGAGACCGGCAAGCGCGTCGACATGTTCCAGCTGCCGGAGGCCGGCGGGTTCGCGCTCGACATCGACGCGTACATCGAGTTCATCCGGGAGCGCGGCTCGCGGGTGGCGGTGGTCTGCAACCCGAACAACCCGGACGGCAACTACATCCCGAAGTGGGAGGTCCTCCGGTTCGTCGACTCGCTCGCCGACCGCGATCTGGTCGTCGTCGACGAGTCGTTCATCGACTTCGTGGACGCCGAGCACCGGCCGTCGATCGCGCAGGAAGCCATGCTGCGCAACAACGTCGTGGTGCTCAAGAGCCTCGGCAAGAACTTCGGCCTGCACGGCATCCGGTTCGGGTACGTCGTCGGCAACCCGGCGCTGGTCAAGAAGATCGGGTCCCGGCTACCGAAGTGGAACCTCAACTCGCTGGCCGAGAGCGTCGTGTTCATGCTCCGCGACCACCTCGGTGAGTACCGCGAGAGCCTGCGCCTGCTGGCCCGCGACCGCTACGAGATGATCAACGAGCTGCGCCGCATCCCCGGCATGCAGGTCTTCCCGTCGCAGGGCAACTTCGTGCTGGTCAAGTTGCCGGCCGAGGTCGAGGGGCCCCGGCTGCGCGACTACCTGCTGCAGCGGCACGGCGTGCTGATCCGCGAGTGCGGCAACAAGCTCGGCATCACCAGCCAGTTCGTGCGGCTGGTCGTGCGCCCCCGCGCCGACACCGAGCGGCTGCTCACCGGCATCCGCAGCTACCTGACGTCGTCGTTCTCCGAGTCGCTCGACGGCGCGACGCCGATGGACCTGGCCGGCCGGTTCGCGCAGCCCTCCGGCGTGCAGACCGGCACCCACCAGCTGATCGACGACGACCCGCTGGGTGACCGGGTCGTGCCGCTGATGGGCTCCGACCCGCTCGGCGGCCCGCGCATGGCCCGCGCCCGATAA
- a CDS encoding DUF1996 domain-containing protein, whose amino-acid sequence MTGPKRHKRPPNQFRRRSLIIMAVVTTMVVALGVGTASAGLRGDRQNYGWKKAGQNWGHGHGKPTQSGNPQASSTADPANSENPDDEGDGQGDGNGDGQGNGNGDGQGNGDGQGNGDGQGNGDGQGEGDGQGEGNENGGGQNGEEPAEGDGEETAAPARGPVPEDFINIRQVRPNQQAAPRGNRNGSRGSFRVNCSINPNGFNSDNVIVAPGVDNGAHHLHEYAGNTTTSGKSTDESLAAGGTTCTNGDKSTYYWPVVRDITKDTPQRFTNELEEDLNEGAPLTPKFTIQYKGNPTQKVVAMPKFLRIITGDAKAFTNGGANANAHFTCTGFTNRITTDKYPLCPGGRGLQRTFAFQNCWDGVNADSANHRSHVAFSDPRTGACPSGFKAIPQLTMTLTYNVPAGPNFAVDGFPEQLHKPINDHDDFINVMDEGLMNRVVQCINSGRRC is encoded by the coding sequence ATGACTGGACCCAAGAGGCACAAGCGGCCCCCCAACCAGTTCCGTCGCCGATCGCTGATCATCATGGCGGTCGTGACGACGATGGTGGTGGCCCTCGGGGTCGGAACCGCGTCCGCGGGACTCCGCGGAGACCGGCAGAACTACGGCTGGAAGAAGGCCGGACAGAACTGGGGTCACGGCCACGGCAAGCCGACGCAGAGCGGCAACCCGCAGGCATCGTCCACCGCGGATCCGGCCAACTCCGAGAACCCGGACGACGAGGGTGACGGCCAGGGCGACGGAAACGGCGACGGCCAGGGCAACGGCAACGGTGACGGCCAGGGCAATGGCGATGGCCAGGGCAACGGTGACGGCCAGGGCAACGGTGACGGCCAGGGCGAGGGCGACGGCCAGGGCGAGGGCAACGAGAACGGCGGCGGCCAGAACGGCGAGGAGCCGGCCGAGGGCGACGGCGAAGAGACCGCGGCTCCGGCCCGGGGCCCGGTTCCCGAGGACTTCATCAACATCCGCCAGGTGCGCCCGAACCAGCAGGCCGCGCCGCGGGGCAACCGCAACGGCTCGCGGGGCTCGTTCCGCGTGAACTGCAGCATCAACCCCAACGGCTTCAACTCCGACAACGTGATCGTCGCGCCGGGTGTCGACAACGGTGCCCACCACCTGCACGAGTACGCCGGCAACACGACCACCAGCGGCAAGTCGACCGACGAGAGCCTCGCCGCCGGCGGCACCACCTGCACCAACGGTGACAAGTCCACGTACTACTGGCCGGTCGTCCGCGACATCACCAAGGACACCCCGCAGCGCTTCACCAACGAGCTGGAGGAGGACCTGAACGAGGGTGCTCCGCTGACTCCGAAGTTCACCATCCAGTACAAGGGCAACCCGACCCAGAAGGTCGTGGCGATGCCGAAGTTCCTGCGCATCATCACCGGTGACGCGAAGGCCTTCACCAACGGTGGCGCCAACGCGAACGCGCACTTCACCTGCACCGGGTTCACCAACCGGATCACGACCGACAAGTACCCGCTCTGCCCGGGCGGTCGTGGCCTGCAGCGGACGTTCGCGTTCCAGAACTGCTGGGACGGCGTGAACGCCGACAGCGCCAACCACCGCTCGCACGTCGCCTTCTCGGACCCGCGTACCGGCGCCTGCCCGTCGGGCTTCAAGGCGATCCCGCAGCTGACGATGACGCTGACCTACAACGTCCCGGCCGGTCCGAACTTCGCCGTCGACGGTTTCCCGGAGCAGCTGCACAAGCCGATCAACGACCACGACGACTTCATCAACGTCATGGACGAGGGTCTGATGAACCGCGTCGTGCAGTGCATCAACTCGGGTCGACGCTGCTGA
- a CDS encoding DUF4142 domain-containing protein: MTGRKDNAPGNRRVQRTVADALPGRSLTLLVALIATGVIAIGTTAIGGTAAHAAEVATVPVAEESPASDAGTGSGNVRDTTKDQPSDAVVTSESPEPLPPNPDLATARSIPLTEADKQLLIKVRQAGLWEIPSGEQAQQKAESPIVKAVGRQLAADHRKLDDSVRKLAADLDVVLPSTPSELQQGWMAELSKASGADYDRLFADRLRAAHGTVFNIIAQVRTGTRNPIIRAYAQTANTVVMRHMTLLESTGLVAFDDLPAPVLSQASSTSGSGGLSESSPGMRTMAIVAMLAAAALIGLVSVRRIRRGA, from the coding sequence ATGACCGGTCGGAAAGACAACGCACCGGGTAACCGGCGGGTGCAGCGCACCGTCGCCGATGCCCTGCCTGGTCGATCACTAACCCTTCTCGTCGCGTTGATCGCCACCGGCGTGATCGCGATCGGAACCACCGCGATCGGCGGAACGGCCGCGCACGCGGCCGAAGTCGCGACCGTCCCGGTCGCGGAGGAGAGCCCGGCGTCGGACGCCGGCACGGGGAGCGGCAACGTCCGGGACACCACGAAGGACCAGCCGTCCGACGCGGTCGTCACCAGCGAGAGCCCGGAGCCGTTGCCGCCGAACCCCGACCTGGCCACCGCCCGGTCGATCCCGCTCACCGAGGCCGACAAGCAGCTCCTGATCAAGGTGCGGCAGGCCGGCCTGTGGGAGATCCCGTCCGGCGAGCAGGCGCAGCAGAAGGCCGAGAGCCCGATCGTGAAGGCCGTCGGCCGGCAGCTGGCCGCCGACCACCGCAAGCTCGACGACTCGGTCCGCAAGCTGGCCGCCGACCTCGACGTCGTGCTGCCGAGCACGCCCTCGGAACTGCAGCAGGGCTGGATGGCCGAGCTGTCCAAGGCGAGCGGCGCGGATTACGACCGGCTGTTCGCCGACCGGCTCCGGGCCGCGCACGGCACGGTCTTCAACATCATCGCCCAGGTGCGGACGGGTACCCGCAACCCGATCATCCGGGCGTACGCCCAGACGGCGAACACCGTCGTCATGCGGCACATGACGCTGCTGGAGAGCACCGGCCTGGTCGCGTTCGACGACCTGCCGGCACCGGTTCTCTCCCAGGCGTCGTCCACAAGCGGTTCGGGCGGCCTCTCCGAGAGCTCCCCGGGCATGCGAACCATGGCAATCGTCGCGATGTTGGCCGCTGCCGCGCTCATCGGTCTGGTCAGCGTCCGCCGGATCCGCCGAGGAGCGTAA